In the genome of Montipora foliosa isolate CH-2021 chromosome 3, ASM3666993v2, whole genome shotgun sequence, one region contains:
- the LOC137996353 gene encoding protein boule-like — protein MAYLPSDSALPTESQFKIPYRIFVGGIAFNRTKEELKDFFSRYGAVRDTKIIRDPEGLSKGYGFVTFYREEDAQKVMNMGTIFFKEKRLCISEAFRKPQSVAHQQPIMMTVPVAAPTTWASSSSTNMTTVYYTSMNHGAQMQSAVQIQPSSVRNWSPVATPGVGVNQITQQPGAVYWLPLYFY, from the exons ATG GCGTATCTACCATCTGACAGTGCCTTACCCACGGAGAGCCAATTTAAGATTCCCTACCGGATCTTTGTAGGAGGAATTGCTTTTAAT AGAACAAAGGAAGAATTAAAAGACTTTTTTAGCAGATACGGAGCTGTTAGAGATACTAAAATTATAAGAGATCCAGAGGGTTTAAGCAAAGG ATACGGATTTGTTACTTTCTACCGGGAAGAAGATGCACAGAAAGTAATGAACATG GGAActattttcttcaaagaaaaaCGATTATGTATATCTGAAGCTTTCAGGAAGCCTCAGTCAGTA GCCCATCAACAGCCAATCATGATGACTGTGCCAGTTGCAG CACCCACAACATGGGCATCTTCCTCTTCCACAAATATGACAACAGTCTACTACACATCCATGAATCAT GGAGCACAGATGCAATCTGCAGTTCAGATACAACCATCCAGTGTCAGGAACTGGTCACCGGTAGCAACTCCAGGTGTAGGTGTAAATCAAATCACTCAGCAGCCTGGAGCAGTCTACTGGCTCCCCCTTTATTTCTACTAA